A stretch of Ectothiorhodospiraceae bacterium BW-2 DNA encodes these proteins:
- a CDS encoding ATP-binding cassette domain-containing protein, producing MTQTRLQVQQLSRRYGEQLAVNGISFKVEQGEVLGFLGPNGAGKSTTMQMITGNLAPSTGEVSVNGIDLLDNPKEAKAMIGFLPEQPPLYRELTVDEFLGYCAKLHGIRRRGVAEAVDQVKQRCGLTDMGRRLINNLSKGYQQRVGIAQAIIHSPELVILDEPTVGLDPIQIRSIRGLIKELGDDHSVILSTHILPEVQATCDRVQIINRGELVVSDTIEGMMGRMAHDSMRIKLRQPPPLTELEQISGVVAVEALAEGHFRLACDPEQDPAEQVAIAAVEAGWGLLELTPEQRSLEDIFVDITCSESEEMETV from the coding sequence ATGACGCAAACACGACTTCAGGTGCAGCAGTTATCGCGCCGCTATGGTGAGCAGTTAGCGGTAAACGGTATCAGCTTTAAGGTCGAACAGGGGGAGGTGCTCGGCTTTCTAGGCCCGAATGGGGCTGGAAAATCGACGACTATGCAGATGATTACCGGCAATCTGGCCCCCTCTACCGGTGAGGTTTCGGTTAACGGTATCGATCTGCTCGATAATCCTAAAGAGGCGAAAGCGATGATAGGCTTTCTGCCGGAGCAGCCCCCCCTCTATCGTGAGCTGACGGTGGATGAGTTTTTAGGCTACTGCGCTAAACTGCACGGTATTCGGCGCAGAGGCGTGGCGGAGGCGGTTGATCAGGTTAAGCAGCGCTGCGGGCTAACCGACATGGGAAGACGGCTCATTAACAACCTCTCGAAGGGGTATCAGCAGCGGGTCGGTATTGCACAGGCGATTATCCATTCGCCGGAGCTAGTGATTCTGGATGAGCCGACGGTAGGGTTAGATCCTATTCAGATTCGCTCTATTCGGGGGCTAATTAAGGAGCTAGGCGATGATCACAGCGTCATTCTTTCGACCCATATTCTACCCGAAGTGCAGGCGACCTGTGATCGGGTACAGATTATCAATCGGGGTGAGTTAGTCGTTAGTGATACCATTGAGGGGATGATGGGGCGTATGGCCCACGACTCGATGCGAATCAAACTGCGCCAGCCCCCGCCATTAACGGAGCTAGAGCAGATTAGCGGTGTGGTGGCGGTCGAGGCGCTCGCAGAGGGCCACTTTAGGCTAGCGTGTGATCCAGAACAAGATCCGGCCGAGCAGGTGGCGATTGCGGCGGTTGAGGCTGGTTGGGGATTATTAGAGCTGACGCCGGAGCAGCGTTCGTTGGAGGATATTTTTGTCGATATTACCTGTAGTGAGAGTGAGGAGATGGAGACGGTATGA
- a CDS encoding ABC transporter permease — protein sequence MMILTIAGRELRSMFLSPLAWAVLAVVEAILAFLFLQQLDLFIAFQSQLAMLESPPGVTEVVAMPIFSTAAIVLLLVVPLLTMRLLSEEKRQKTLPLLMSAPISMSEIVLGKYLGMVAFLAIMVALIGLMPLSLLAGGRLDFGLLLTALLGLLLMVSAFAAAGLFLSSLTNHPAVAAVSSFGLLLLLWLIDIAGGADGATSDQLLSWLSLQRHYDALLKGLIDSGDLIYFLLFSATFLLLTVRQLDAERLQSG from the coding sequence ATGATGATCTTGACCATTGCGGGGCGCGAGCTGCGCTCCATGTTTCTTTCGCCGCTAGCGTGGGCGGTACTGGCGGTGGTAGAGGCGATTTTAGCCTTTCTATTTCTACAACAGCTCGATCTCTTTATCGCCTTTCAGTCGCAGCTAGCGATGCTCGAATCTCCTCCGGGAGTGACTGAAGTGGTAGCGATGCCGATCTTCTCCACCGCAGCGATTGTGCTGCTGTTGGTGGTACCGCTGCTAACGATGCGGCTGTTAAGTGAAGAGAAGCGGCAAAAGACGCTACCGCTGTTGATGTCAGCCCCGATCTCAATGAGCGAGATTGTACTGGGGAAATATCTGGGTATGGTCGCTTTTTTGGCAATTATGGTCGCGCTAATCGGTTTAATGCCGCTGTCGCTACTAGCCGGAGGGAGGCTCGATTTTGGGCTGCTATTGACCGCCCTGCTAGGGCTGTTGCTTATGGTCTCTGCCTTTGCGGCGGCAGGGCTGTTTCTCTCCTCGCTAACCAACCACCCAGCCGTCGCGGCTGTGAGTAGCTTTGGACTACTGCTGTTATTGTGGCTAATCGATATTGCCGGCGGTGCCGATGGTGCGACATCGGATCAGCTATTGAGTTGGTTATCGTTACAGCGCCACTACGATGCTCTGCTAAAGGGGCTAATCGATAGTGGCGATCTGATCTATTTTCTGCTCTTTAGCGCTACCTTTTTACTGCTAACGGTGCGCCAACTCGATGCCGAACGGCTACAGAGCGGTTAG
- a CDS encoding ABC transporter — protein sequence MQLTIKGRRRLQLQSWSFVLLLLALVALIGVVSERYSGQIDMTATGRHTLSEATTQLLAQMEGPLEITAFTRALNESQLAKQIRELIERYQRLKGDIKLDFVDPDREPELVRQHNITMDGELLIRYGQRQEQLTTLGEQALTNALQRLLRSGEREVVFISGHGERRFDGAANHDLSQWAERLAQKGFLFRAQNLSVELGLSKSVAAVVLASPRTELLPGEVEQLLNYVDQGGNLLWLHDPDDAVTLPQLQQALGVAFNPGTLVDPTGQMLGIDNPAFILVAEYPQHPVTGDLSSLTLFPIAHSLNTALDSQQWQAQPILQSLERSWLESGELQGEIDFNQAEGDLPGPQTLALALTREITAEQESHSEEAEAVIEALPARQQRVVVVADGDFISNAYLGNGANHDLGERLLNWLSYDDAMITIPSRAAPDVNLELSSSALTAISLLFLILIPLGLLGSGGWIWWRRRRA from the coding sequence ATGCAACTAACAATCAAAGGACGGCGGCGACTACAGCTGCAATCTTGGAGTTTTGTACTCCTACTACTGGCGCTGGTGGCGCTAATTGGGGTGGTATCGGAGCGCTACAGTGGCCAGATCGATATGACTGCTACCGGTCGTCACACCCTGTCGGAGGCGACTACACAGCTATTGGCCCAGATGGAGGGGCCGCTTGAAATCACTGCCTTTACCCGAGCTCTCAATGAGAGCCAGTTAGCGAAGCAGATTCGGGAGCTAATCGAGCGCTACCAGCGCCTAAAGGGCGATATTAAACTTGACTTTGTCGATCCCGATCGGGAGCCGGAGCTGGTGCGACAGCACAATATCACCATGGATGGCGAGCTGTTAATTCGTTATGGTCAGCGACAAGAACAGCTAACCACCCTCGGTGAACAGGCGCTAACTAATGCGTTACAGCGGCTGTTACGCAGTGGCGAGCGCGAAGTTGTCTTCATTAGCGGTCATGGAGAGCGTCGCTTTGATGGCGCAGCAAATCATGATTTAAGCCAATGGGCCGAACGCTTAGCACAGAAAGGGTTTCTGTTTCGGGCACAAAATTTAAGTGTCGAGCTAGGGCTCTCAAAGAGTGTCGCCGCTGTGGTGCTCGCCTCACCGCGTACCGAACTGCTACCTGGCGAGGTGGAGCAGCTACTGAACTATGTTGACCAGGGAGGAAACTTACTCTGGCTACACGATCCCGACGATGCGGTCACTCTGCCGCAGCTACAGCAGGCGCTGGGGGTAGCGTTTAATCCTGGCACCTTGGTTGATCCGACCGGGCAGATGCTGGGAATCGACAACCCCGCCTTTATTCTAGTTGCAGAGTACCCGCAACACCCTGTGACCGGCGACCTGAGCAGTTTGACACTCTTTCCGATAGCCCATAGCCTTAACACGGCGCTCGATAGTCAGCAGTGGCAAGCACAGCCGATCTTACAGAGTCTGGAGCGTAGCTGGCTGGAGAGTGGTGAGCTGCAAGGGGAGATCGACTTTAACCAAGCTGAGGGTGATCTACCGGGGCCGCAAACGCTTGCGCTGGCGCTAACACGGGAGATCACAGCCGAGCAAGAGAGCCACAGCGAAGAGGCAGAGGCGGTCATTGAGGCGTTACCGGCTCGACAGCAGCGAGTGGTAGTGGTTGCCGATGGCGATTTTATTAGCAACGCCTACCTTGGCAATGGCGCGAACCACGATCTGGGCGAGCGACTATTAAACTGGCTCTCGTATGATGATGCGATGATTACCATCCCCTCTCGTGCCGCACCCGATGTTAACCTAGAGCTCTCTTCGAGCGCCTTAACCGCGATCTCACTGCTATTTCTGATCCTAATCCCGCTAGGACTTTTAGGCAGTGGTGGCTGGATCTGGTGGCGGCGGCGCAGAGCATAG
- a CDS encoding DUF4340 domain-containing protein — protein MAAAQSIGGDMAKRNKLNLLLALLVVGLALFVWFDEPPSTESKPSPLALLKEGEVTDIRLTKGGVTTLLVRESEGEQWQLTQPITAPVQPFKVDSLLALLAVEPFNRFSVANEASLAQYGLAEPMVEVAFNQGAVTFKFGAQTALDRRRYVAIGGEVATIADYHYYQAAADYNDFINPRLLPNNPQLVAFILPEFTLRHGESGWAIEPAEPTVSADSVADWVDNWKYTSALSVEALEEPPTEIEGRIEIEMAAGERVTWLLSENERHEPQLYRPDLKLLYQLPQSQRRLFERPLSEVSE, from the coding sequence GTGGCGGCGGCGCAGAGCATAGGGGGCGATATGGCAAAGCGTAACAAACTCAATCTGCTCTTAGCGCTACTGGTTGTTGGGCTAGCGCTATTTGTCTGGTTCGATGAGCCGCCCTCCACCGAGAGTAAACCCTCCCCCTTAGCGCTACTTAAAGAGGGTGAGGTGACCGACATTCGACTCACTAAAGGGGGGGTGACCACCCTCTTAGTGCGCGAGAGTGAGGGTGAACAGTGGCAGCTAACTCAACCGATAACCGCACCTGTGCAGCCATTTAAGGTCGATTCGCTGCTAGCGCTGTTGGCGGTTGAGCCGTTTAACCGTTTTAGTGTCGCGAATGAGGCCTCCTTAGCGCAGTATGGTTTGGCCGAACCGATGGTCGAGGTGGCGTTTAACCAAGGGGCAGTGACCTTCAAGTTTGGGGCACAGACCGCCCTAGATCGGCGTCGTTATGTCGCTATTGGAGGCGAGGTGGCAACCATTGCCGACTACCACTACTATCAGGCGGCGGCTGACTACAATGACTTTATCAACCCACGCCTGTTGCCGAATAATCCGCAGTTAGTTGCCTTTATACTGCCCGAATTTACCCTGCGCCATGGTGAGTCGGGTTGGGCTATCGAACCGGCAGAACCGACTGTTAGCGCCGATAGCGTGGCCGACTGGGTCGATAACTGGAAATATACCAGTGCGCTATCGGTAGAGGCGTTAGAGGAGCCGCCTACAGAGATAGAGGGGCGTATTGAGATTGAGATGGCAGCGGGTGAGCGCGTAACTTGGCTCTTGAGCGAGAATGAGCGTCATGAGCCGCAGCTCTATCGGCCCGATCTGAAGCTGCTCTATCAACTGCCACAGAGCCAGAGAAGACTGTTTGAGCGGCCGCTCTCTGAAGTGAGTGAGTAG
- a CDS encoding Uma2 family endonuclease yields the protein MLNQTLMTPDEYLTWEAQQTELKHEYVDGEIYAMVGARRLHVVATGNIFAALKSQLRGSKCRAYANDLKLRLLNRNAFYYPDIVVTCSAADNGAELYITEPTLIVEVLSESTEAYDRNGKFAAYRTIETLQEYWLVDIDEQQIEIFRRAEQGDWLYHCYRRESDAALPVYTLELTLPMSELFEDINPILADDG from the coding sequence ATGTTAAACCAGACTCTAATGACACCGGATGAGTATCTCACCTGGGAGGCGCAACAGACCGAATTAAAACACGAATATGTTGATGGCGAGATCTATGCCATGGTCGGTGCCAGACGACTGCATGTGGTGGCGACGGGGAATATCTTTGCCGCACTAAAATCTCAGCTGCGCGGTTCAAAATGCCGGGCCTACGCGAACGATCTCAAACTACGCCTGTTAAACCGTAATGCTTTCTACTATCCCGATATTGTGGTGACATGTAGTGCCGCAGATAATGGCGCAGAGCTCTATATTACAGAGCCGACTCTTATTGTTGAGGTCTTATCAGAATCGACCGAAGCTTATGATCGCAACGGTAAATTTGCGGCTTATCGCACAATAGAGACGCTACAGGAGTACTGGTTAGTCGATATTGATGAGCAGCAGATTGAGATCTTTCGTCGGGCAGAGCAAGGGGATTGGCTCTACCACTGTTATCGCCGGGAGAGTGATGCGGCGTTACCGGTCTATACGCTGGAGTTGACGCTACCGATGAGTGAGCTGTTTGAGGATATAAACCCTATTTTAGCGGATGATGGTTAA
- a CDS encoding response regulator, with translation MHKKSVLLVEDEAPIRAMLRHALSREDFIVYEADSVHSARLALADHRPDLILLDWLLPGGESGIDFAVKLRRDESLGDIPVILLTARAAEEDKVRALESGADDYITKPFSPRELVARIHAVLRRATPGDKEGKVRAGRITLDKEAHLFWCDDEHEIHLGPTEYKMLELFILAPERAFSRSQLLDRIWGHGSYVEDRTVDVHVRRLRQALMPYQLQAYIKTVRGVGYRFSSKT, from the coding sequence ATGCACAAAAAGAGCGTTTTGTTAGTAGAGGATGAAGCTCCGATTCGAGCTATGTTGCGCCACGCCCTCAGCCGAGAAGACTTTATAGTCTATGAGGCCGATTCCGTCCACTCGGCGCGGCTGGCGTTGGCCGACCATCGTCCCGATCTGATTCTGCTCGACTGGCTGCTTCCAGGCGGTGAGAGTGGTATCGACTTTGCCGTAAAGCTGCGTCGGGATGAGAGTTTAGGCGATATTCCGGTGATTCTGCTGACCGCACGAGCCGCCGAGGAGGATAAGGTACGCGCTCTGGAGTCGGGGGCTGATGACTACATTACCAAACCGTTCTCGCCGCGGGAACTAGTTGCCCGCATCCATGCGGTGCTAAGACGCGCCACGCCCGGAGATAAAGAGGGTAAAGTGCGGGCTGGGCGAATAACCCTAGATAAAGAGGCGCACCTGTTTTGGTGCGATGATGAGCATGAGATCCACCTAGGACCAACCGAATATAAAATGTTAGAGCTATTTATTCTTGCCCCTGAACGCGCCTTTAGCCGTTCACAACTGCTAGATCGAATTTGGGGCCATGGCAGTTATGTTGAAGATAGAACGGTCGATGTTCATGTTCGGCGGTTAAGGCAGGCGCTAATGCCCTACCAGTTACAGGCGTATATTAAAACGGTTCGCGGCGTCGGTTACCGCTTCTCTTCTAAAACTTAA
- a CDS encoding Fe2+-dependent dioxygenase, with product MLYQLDNLLTAEELKAIRKTLEQSEGQFVDGKLSAGKEADTVKQNLELSRTAPQKEVLAKLIVGALYRHPLFSRIAYPAKISTPLFARYTAGMSYGTHIDDPIMGSDPYYRTDLSFTVFLTDPNEYEGGELTIQTHYAEQQAKLAAGSAVLYPSASLHRVAEVTAGVRMVAVGWLQSMIRDPVQRELLFTLSNARERLLQSRPGRRETFEVDYVLVNLTRMWSDV from the coding sequence ATGCTCTACCAACTCGATAATCTCTTAACCGCCGAAGAGTTAAAGGCGATTCGCAAAACCCTAGAGCAGTCAGAGGGGCAGTTCGTTGATGGCAAACTGAGCGCCGGCAAGGAGGCCGATACGGTAAAACAGAACCTAGAGCTAAGTCGTACCGCGCCACAAAAAGAGGTACTAGCGAAGCTGATCGTAGGAGCACTCTATCGCCATCCGCTGTTTAGTCGTATCGCCTATCCGGCCAAAATCTCCACCCCGCTCTTCGCCCGCTATACTGCGGGCATGAGCTATGGCACCCATATTGATGATCCAATTATGGGCAGCGACCCCTACTACCGTACCGATCTCTCCTTTACCGTGTTTTTAACCGATCCTAACGAGTATGAGGGGGGGGAGTTAACGATTCAGACCCACTACGCCGAACAGCAGGCGAAATTGGCCGCAGGCAGTGCGGTACTCTACCCCTCGGCGAGTCTGCACCGAGTCGCAGAGGTAACCGCTGGTGTGCGCATGGTAGCCGTCGGCTGGCTACAGAGCATGATTCGCGATCCGGTACAACGAGAGCTGCTCTTTACCCTCTCAAATGCCCGCGAGAGGCTACTACAGAGCCGTCCTGGTCGTCGCGAGACCTTTGAGGTCGATTATGTGCTGGTGAATCTGACAAGAATGTGGAGCGATGTTTAG
- a CDS encoding chorismate synthase, with protein sequence MSGNSFGKLFTVTTFGESHGLALGAIVDGCPPGLPLCEADLQRELDRRKPGTSRHTTQRREADEVTLLSGVFEGQTTGTPIGLIIHNTDQRSKDYTNIADSFRPGHADYTYHHKYGIRDYRGGGRSSARETAMRVAAGAIAKRYLATKGITIRGYLSQLGPIRATQLDWEAVDSNPFFFPNAAQVPELEAYMDALRREGDSIGARVNVVASGVPIGLGEPVFDRLDADIAHAMMSINAVKGVEIGAGFESITQKGSVHRDPITPTGFRSNHAGGILGGISSGQDIVVSIALKPTSSLRLPIESINRAAEPIELITQGRHDPCVGIRATPIAEAMLAITMMDHLLRHRGQNGDRNCNDN encoded by the coding sequence ATGTCAGGAAACAGCTTCGGTAAACTCTTTACAGTAACGACTTTTGGAGAGAGCCACGGCCTAGCGCTCGGTGCCATTGTCGATGGCTGTCCGCCAGGTTTGCCGCTCTGTGAGGCCGATCTGCAACGGGAGCTAGATCGGCGCAAACCGGGCACCTCACGCCATACGACCCAACGGCGCGAAGCCGATGAGGTGACCCTCCTCTCCGGCGTCTTTGAGGGTCAAACCACCGGCACCCCGATTGGATTGATCATTCACAACACCGATCAACGCTCCAAAGACTACACCAATATTGCCGATAGCTTTCGACCAGGACACGCCGACTATACCTACCACCATAAGTACGGTATTCGCGACTACCGAGGCGGCGGTCGCTCCTCAGCCCGAGAGACGGCGATGCGAGTCGCGGCCGGAGCGATTGCAAAGCGCTATCTGGCCACAAAGGGGATTACCATTCGTGGTTATCTATCGCAGCTAGGACCGATCAGAGCGACTCAACTCGACTGGGAGGCGGTAGATAGCAATCCGTTCTTCTTTCCTAACGCCGCACAGGTACCGGAGCTAGAGGCCTATATGGACGCGCTACGCAGAGAGGGGGACTCCATCGGTGCGCGGGTGAATGTCGTCGCTAGCGGAGTTCCGATCGGGTTAGGGGAGCCGGTATTTGATCGCCTCGATGCCGATATTGCCCATGCGATGATGAGCATTAATGCCGTTAAGGGGGTTGAGATCGGTGCCGGCTTTGAGTCGATTACCCAAAAGGGGAGTGTTCATCGTGACCCGATCACCCCGACAGGTTTTCGCTCTAACCATGCCGGGGGGATCTTAGGGGGGATCTCCAGTGGCCAAGATATTGTGGTCTCTATCGCCCTGAAACCGACCTCCAGCCTACGCCTCCCCATTGAGAGCATTAATCGAGCCGCTGAGCCGATTGAGCTCATCACCCAAGGTCGGCACGACCCTTGTGTCGGTATTCGTGCGACCCCGATTGCCGAGGCGATGCTGGCGATCACCATGATGGATCATCTGCTGCGCCATCGCGGCCAAAACGGTGATCGCAACTGTAACGACAATTAG
- a CDS encoding ribonucleoside-diphosphate reductase, whose protein sequence is MSTDIPFQEASIDIWDKKYRLKTKAGEVIDETMDSTWQRIARALADVEQSDIKREEWYQKFLWALRHGAIPAGRITSNAGALSYKPATSTINCTVSGTIDDSMDGILQKVHEAGLTLKAGCGIGYEFSTLRPKGAFVAGAGAYTSGPLSFMDIYDKMCFTVSSAGGRRGAQMATFDVGHPDVFDYIRAKREDGRLRQFNLSLLITSDFMEAVKNDRDWPLAFPISAKERAIDKIDISDPAQVVWRGWPNPTPYITNEAGKVACRIYKTVKAKRLWDMIMSSTYDYAEPGFILIDEYNTMNNNWFCENIRATNPCVTAETWVQTDAGPRQVSDLIGQPFNAVVDGKLYASSVEGFFYTATKAIVELQCVEGYRLQLTADHRVRRITLQNRWRQQSEWCAVSDLKPDDQVLLHNHQSYSHWDGAYSRGEGYLVGLLIGDGTVKADGEAVLSVWQNHSGAVVNGVSTDSGTASVMAYALHTANALSHRSDFLGWRQVSGRDEWRLSTAAISHLVAKLGIKAGHKTVTPQMERGCSDFYIGLLQGLFDADGSVQGSQQKEGSVRLSQSDLAMLQAVQRMLLRLGVASRIYKRRPAAMARLPDGKGGQREYATQAQHELVISGSNLTQFSQQIGFIDSVKQSRLQQLLKGYRRAFKRERFTARVAAIVPCGTAKVYDVQVPGVNTFDANGLHAHNCGEQGLPPYGACLLGSINLTRFVRQPFSDSAWFDWEAYRDVVSIFTRMLDNVVEINGLPLPEQRAEIENKRRHGMGFLGLGSTITLLKMSYGDEASIAFTEQVTREMALAGWRIGLELAKEKGPAPIMEQEFEVTQAMLHQRPEMAADGIKVGDSLQGKRLHARYSRYMQQLATVDAKLVAQIEQHGCRFTHHSSIAPTGTISLSLANNASNGIEPSFAHHYSRNVIREGKKSKERVDVFSYELLAYRTLINPAAMPYSDNPAEQLPDYFIAADAVTPQQHVDIQAAAQKWIDSSISKTANVPTDYPFDEFKDIYLYAYEKRLKGCTTFRFNPEVFSGVLVKEQDLANTTYRFKLKNGDTVEVKGSDEIEYDGELHTAANLYDALKEGYYGKF, encoded by the coding sequence ATGAGCACCGACATTCCGTTTCAGGAGGCCTCTATCGATATTTGGGATAAAAAGTATCGTCTCAAAACGAAAGCCGGAGAGGTGATTGACGAGACGATGGACTCTACTTGGCAGCGTATCGCCCGTGCCCTAGCCGATGTTGAGCAGAGTGATATTAAGCGGGAAGAGTGGTACCAAAAGTTTCTCTGGGCGCTGCGCCACGGTGCGATACCGGCGGGGAGAATTACCTCTAATGCCGGTGCATTAAGCTATAAGCCGGCGACCTCAACGATTAACTGTACCGTATCGGGTACGATTGATGACTCGATGGATGGCATTTTGCAAAAAGTACACGAGGCGGGGCTAACATTGAAAGCCGGTTGTGGCATTGGTTACGAATTTTCCACCCTAAGACCGAAAGGGGCCTTTGTCGCTGGGGCCGGCGCCTATACCTCTGGGCCGCTATCGTTTATGGATATCTACGATAAGATGTGCTTTACCGTCTCCTCGGCGGGCGGGCGGCGCGGGGCACAGATGGCGACTTTCGATGTCGGTCACCCCGATGTCTTTGACTATATTCGCGCTAAACGGGAGGATGGGCGGCTGCGGCAGTTTAATCTCTCGCTGCTCATTACCAGCGACTTTATGGAGGCGGTTAAAAATGATCGCGACTGGCCGTTAGCGTTCCCCATCTCGGCTAAAGAGAGGGCGATAGATAAGATCGATATTAGCGATCCTGCGCAAGTTGTCTGGCGTGGCTGGCCTAATCCGACCCCCTATATCACTAATGAGGCCGGTAAAGTGGCTTGTCGAATCTATAAAACCGTTAAAGCTAAACGGTTGTGGGATATGATCATGAGTTCAACTTATGACTATGCCGAGCCTGGATTTATCCTAATTGACGAATACAACACCATGAATAACAACTGGTTTTGTGAAAATATTCGGGCGACAAATCCCTGCGTCACTGCCGAAACCTGGGTCCAGACCGATGCCGGGCCACGCCAGGTGAGTGACTTAATCGGCCAACCGTTTAACGCCGTTGTCGATGGGAAGCTCTACGCTAGTAGTGTAGAGGGGTTCTTCTATACCGCCACCAAAGCGATCGTTGAGCTACAGTGTGTCGAGGGGTACCGACTTCAGCTTACCGCCGATCACCGTGTGCGCCGCATTACGCTGCAAAACCGTTGGCGTCAGCAGAGCGAGTGGTGCGCGGTCTCAGATCTCAAGCCCGATGATCAAGTACTGCTGCATAACCATCAAAGCTATAGCCACTGGGACGGCGCTTATAGCCGTGGCGAGGGCTACTTGGTCGGACTACTGATCGGTGATGGCACCGTTAAGGCGGATGGTGAAGCGGTACTCTCGGTATGGCAGAACCACAGCGGTGCGGTGGTCAATGGTGTTTCAACCGATAGTGGCACCGCCAGCGTCATGGCCTATGCCCTGCATACAGCTAACGCCCTTTCGCACCGCTCTGATTTTCTCGGTTGGCGTCAAGTCAGCGGGCGTGATGAGTGGCGTCTCAGTACGGCTGCCATTAGTCACCTCGTTGCGAAACTCGGGATTAAAGCGGGGCACAAAACAGTCACACCACAGATGGAGCGCGGCTGTAGCGATTTTTATATCGGACTGCTACAGGGGCTGTTTGATGCCGATGGCTCAGTACAGGGTTCACAGCAAAAGGAGGGCAGTGTACGGCTATCACAATCCGATCTTGCCATGCTACAGGCGGTACAACGGATGCTGTTGCGCCTCGGAGTCGCCAGTCGTATCTATAAGCGTCGCCCGGCCGCCATGGCACGCCTTCCCGATGGCAAAGGGGGACAGCGTGAGTACGCCACACAGGCACAGCATGAACTGGTAATTAGTGGCTCTAATTTAACGCAATTTAGTCAGCAGATTGGCTTTATTGACAGCGTTAAACAGAGCCGGTTACAGCAGCTACTCAAAGGCTATCGCAGAGCTTTTAAGCGGGAGCGGTTTACCGCACGAGTCGCTGCCATTGTGCCCTGTGGCACCGCTAAAGTTTACGATGTGCAGGTGCCGGGAGTGAATACTTTTGATGCTAACGGACTACACGCTCACAACTGCGGCGAACAGGGGTTGCCCCCCTATGGTGCCTGTCTGCTCGGTTCGATTAACTTAACCCGATTTGTGCGCCAACCCTTTAGCGACAGCGCTTGGTTCGACTGGGAGGCGTATCGTGACGTAGTCTCGATCTTTACCCGTATGCTCGATAATGTGGTCGAAATTAACGGTCTGCCGCTACCGGAGCAGCGGGCAGAGATTGAGAATAAACGCCGTCACGGTATGGGCTTTCTGGGGCTAGGCTCGACCATTACTCTGCTTAAGATGAGCTATGGTGATGAGGCCTCTATCGCCTTTACCGAACAGGTAACCCGTGAGATGGCGCTAGCCGGCTGGCGTATCGGCCTAGAGCTAGCGAAAGAGAAGGGGCCTGCCCCGATTATGGAGCAGGAGTTTGAAGTCACTCAAGCGATGCTGCACCAACGACCAGAGATGGCCGCCGATGGGATTAAGGTGGGAGATAGCCTTCAAGGCAAACGGCTCCATGCCCGCTACAGCCGCTATATGCAGCAGCTAGCGACAGTCGATGCGAAACTGGTGGCTCAAATCGAACAGCACGGCTGCCGTTTTACTCACCACAGCTCAATTGCCCCGACCGGTACCATCTCGCTTAGTCTAGCTAATAATGCCAGTAACGGCATTGAGCCTAGTTTTGCCCACCACTACTCTCGCAATGTCATTCGTGAGGGTAAAAAGAGCAAAGAGAGGGTTGATGTCTTCTCCTATGAGCTTCTAGCCTATCGTACTCTAATTAATCCAGCGGCCATGCCCTATAGCGATAACCCCGCTGAGCAGCTCCCCGACTACTTTATCGCCGCCGATGCTGTGACACCGCAGCAGCATGTCGATATTCAGGCGGCGGCGCAGAAGTGGATAGACTCCTCCATCTCCAAAACGGCCAATGTGCCGACCGATTATCCTTTTGACGAGTTTAAAGATATCTATCTCTACGCCTATGAGAAGCGGCTAAAGGGGTGTACCACCTTCCGCTTTAACCCTGAGGTCTTCTCTGGGGTCTTGGTGAAAGAGCAGGATCTGGCCAATACCACCTACCGCTTTAAGCTTAAAAATGGCGATACGGTCGAGGTGAAGGGGAGTGATGAGATAGAGTATGACGGCGAACTCCATACCGCAGCCAACCTCTACGATGCCCTAAAAGAGGGCTACTACGGTAAATTTTAA